A portion of the Collinsella aerofaciens genome contains these proteins:
- a CDS encoding TetR/AcrR family transcriptional regulator translates to MGNNAAGTSAVDAVPASDSAAKRLTGDERRREILDAVRTVSSELGVSHLSVSAVTKRAGCTRSLFYHYFADMDAAVTAVMDEAIDGFITELEQWNASRTVGDIEGALDTVAPLFKRLVASGHELPSTLTSSSGALYGGFLHNVVQRVAQYICDTTVVDFVAHHELRIDHVYETFYTLIMGLLMYIRTHPDVPDETVKEIIASTLHIEGYTAKYPERKPQN, encoded by the coding sequence ATGGGCAACAACGCAGCAGGTACCTCTGCGGTCGATGCCGTCCCCGCATCCGATAGCGCGGCAAAGCGCTTGACGGGCGACGAACGCCGTCGCGAGATTCTCGATGCCGTGCGCACCGTAAGCTCCGAGCTGGGCGTGTCCCACCTATCGGTATCGGCTGTGACCAAGCGAGCCGGCTGCACGCGTTCATTGTTCTACCACTACTTTGCCGATATGGACGCCGCCGTCACCGCTGTCATGGACGAGGCAATCGACGGCTTCATTACCGAGCTCGAGCAGTGGAATGCCAGCCGCACGGTTGGCGACATCGAGGGGGCGCTCGACACCGTCGCCCCGCTCTTTAAGCGCCTGGTCGCCAGCGGCCACGAACTGCCGAGCACCCTGACCTCCAGCAGCGGCGCGCTCTACGGCGGCTTTTTGCACAACGTGGTCCAACGCGTGGCGCAGTATATCTGCGACACCACCGTGGTGGATTTTGTCGCCCATCATGAGCTACGCATCGACCATGTCTACGAGACGTTCTACACCCTCATCATGGGGTTGTTGATGTATATCCGCACGCACCCCGATGTGCCCGACGAGACGGTCAAGGAAATCATCGCCTCGACACTCCACATCGAGGGCTATACCGCCAAGTATCCGGAGCGCAAGCCCCAGAACTGA